The following DNA comes from Impatiens glandulifera isolate HB10 chloroplast, complete genome.
TTTTCGTAGTAGTCCAAGGGGTTGGTTTACCTTTGGGCATGCTTCATTTGCTTTGCTCTTTTTCTTTGGGCACATTTGGCATGGTGCTAGAACCCTGTTCAGAGATGTTTTTGCAGGTATTGACCCAGATTTGGATGCTCAAGTAGAATTTGGAGCATTCCAAAAACTTGGAGATCCAACTACAAGAAGACAAGCAGTTTGATAGAATATTGCTTTGGTATGTTTCGCCTCGATTTTTTTTTCTGATTTGACATAGAATATCAGAGAAATATTAATTAAAATTAATGCTTTTCTTTGACTCTTACTCTTTCTTTATCTGGGATGAGAGATCATTCAAAAAAATAGGTATGGAAGCTATAATTGTAAACCACGATTGAATCTATGGAAGCTTTGGTTTATACATTCCTCTTAGTCTCGACTCTAGGAATAATTTTTTTCGCTATCTTTTTTCGGGAACCACCTAAAGTTCCAACTAAAAAGGTGAAATAATTTTTTATTATCTCAATTGAAGTAATGAGCCTCCCAATATGGGAGGCTCAT
Coding sequences within:
- the psbT gene encoding PsbT, with the translated sequence MEALVYTFLLVSTLGIIFFAIFFREPPKVPTKKVK